From Astatotilapia calliptera chromosome 19, fAstCal1.2, whole genome shotgun sequence, a single genomic window includes:
- the snap23.1 gene encoding synaptosome associated protein 23.1 isoform X1, with amino-acid sequence MNRPQTIELSKTGGASKQDTSNMDDMTVEQMAIRANQVTDESLESTRRMLQMAEESKQTGVNTVVMLDQQGEQLSRVERGMDQINQDMRQAEKNLTDLSKCCGICVCPCDRVSSIENDSRYKRTWGTGGTEGENDADGSKVVSKQPSGVRNGQAAQVNAAGPSGPYIQRITNDAREDEMEENLEAVGSIIGNLKSLAVDMGSEIDKQNKQIDRINDKADMNKLRIDEANQRANKLIK; translated from the exons ATGAATCG GCCTCAGACTATTGAGCTCAGTAAGACGGGAGGAGCCTCCAAACAGGACACCAGCAACATGGATGACATGACTGTGGAACAGATGGCGATTAGGGCCAACCAAGTGACTGATGAG tcacTTGAAAGCACACGGAGGATGCTACAGATGGCAGAAGAG aGCAAACAAACAGGCGTCAACACAGTGGTGATGTTGGACCAACAAGGAG AACAGCTGAGCCGTGTGGAGCGAGGCATGGATCAGATCAACCAGGACATGAGACAGGCTGAGAAAAACCTTACCGACCTCTCAAAGTGCTGTGGCATCTGTGTCTGCCCCTGTGATAG AGTGTCATCAATCGAGAATGACTCACGGTATAAGCGTACCTGGGGTACTGGAGGAACTGAAGGTGAAAATGATGCAGATGGCTCAAAAGTGGTCTCAAAGCAGCCTTCAGGCGTCCGCAATGGCCAGGCTGCCCAGGTTAATGCTGCGGGACCATCAGGCCCATACATCCAGAG AATAACCAATGATGCACGTGAAGATGAAATGGAGGAGAATTTGGAGGCGGTCGGCAGCATCATTGGCAACTTGAAAAGCCTTGCTGTGGACATGGGAAGTGAGATAGACAAGCAGAACAAACAGATTGACCGCATCAACGACAAG GCGGACATGAACAAGCTGCGCATTGATGAAGCAAACCAGAGGGCCAACAAGCTCATCAAATAG
- the snap23.1 gene encoding synaptosome associated protein 23.1 isoform X2: MPQTIELSKTGGASKQDTSNMDDMTVEQMAIRANQVTDESLESTRRMLQMAEESKQTGVNTVVMLDQQGEQLSRVERGMDQINQDMRQAEKNLTDLSKCCGICVCPCDRVSSIENDSRYKRTWGTGGTEGENDADGSKVVSKQPSGVRNGQAAQVNAAGPSGPYIQRITNDAREDEMEENLEAVGSIIGNLKSLAVDMGSEIDKQNKQIDRINDKADMNKLRIDEANQRANKLIK, translated from the exons GCCTCAGACTATTGAGCTCAGTAAGACGGGAGGAGCCTCCAAACAGGACACCAGCAACATGGATGACATGACTGTGGAACAGATGGCGATTAGGGCCAACCAAGTGACTGATGAG tcacTTGAAAGCACACGGAGGATGCTACAGATGGCAGAAGAG aGCAAACAAACAGGCGTCAACACAGTGGTGATGTTGGACCAACAAGGAG AACAGCTGAGCCGTGTGGAGCGAGGCATGGATCAGATCAACCAGGACATGAGACAGGCTGAGAAAAACCTTACCGACCTCTCAAAGTGCTGTGGCATCTGTGTCTGCCCCTGTGATAG AGTGTCATCAATCGAGAATGACTCACGGTATAAGCGTACCTGGGGTACTGGAGGAACTGAAGGTGAAAATGATGCAGATGGCTCAAAAGTGGTCTCAAAGCAGCCTTCAGGCGTCCGCAATGGCCAGGCTGCCCAGGTTAATGCTGCGGGACCATCAGGCCCATACATCCAGAG AATAACCAATGATGCACGTGAAGATGAAATGGAGGAGAATTTGGAGGCGGTCGGCAGCATCATTGGCAACTTGAAAAGCCTTGCTGTGGACATGGGAAGTGAGATAGACAAGCAGAACAAACAGATTGACCGCATCAACGACAAG GCGGACATGAACAAGCTGCGCATTGATGAAGCAAACCAGAGGGCCAACAAGCTCATCAAATAG
- the snap23.1 gene encoding synaptosome associated protein 23.1 isoform X3 produces the protein MDDMTVEQMAIRANQVTDESLESTRRMLQMAEESKQTGVNTVVMLDQQGEQLSRVERGMDQINQDMRQAEKNLTDLSKCCGICVCPCDRVSSIENDSRYKRTWGTGGTEGENDADGSKVVSKQPSGVRNGQAAQVNAAGPSGPYIQRITNDAREDEMEENLEAVGSIIGNLKSLAVDMGSEIDKQNKQIDRINDKADMNKLRIDEANQRANKLIK, from the exons ATGGATGACATGACTGTGGAACAGATGGCGATTAGGGCCAACCAAGTGACTGATGAG tcacTTGAAAGCACACGGAGGATGCTACAGATGGCAGAAGAG aGCAAACAAACAGGCGTCAACACAGTGGTGATGTTGGACCAACAAGGAG AACAGCTGAGCCGTGTGGAGCGAGGCATGGATCAGATCAACCAGGACATGAGACAGGCTGAGAAAAACCTTACCGACCTCTCAAAGTGCTGTGGCATCTGTGTCTGCCCCTGTGATAG AGTGTCATCAATCGAGAATGACTCACGGTATAAGCGTACCTGGGGTACTGGAGGAACTGAAGGTGAAAATGATGCAGATGGCTCAAAAGTGGTCTCAAAGCAGCCTTCAGGCGTCCGCAATGGCCAGGCTGCCCAGGTTAATGCTGCGGGACCATCAGGCCCATACATCCAGAG AATAACCAATGATGCACGTGAAGATGAAATGGAGGAGAATTTGGAGGCGGTCGGCAGCATCATTGGCAACTTGAAAAGCCTTGCTGTGGACATGGGAAGTGAGATAGACAAGCAGAACAAACAGATTGACCGCATCAACGACAAG GCGGACATGAACAAGCTGCGCATTGATGAAGCAAACCAGAGGGCCAACAAGCTCATCAAATAG